One part of the Vitis riparia cultivar Riparia Gloire de Montpellier isolate 1030 chromosome 8, EGFV_Vit.rip_1.0, whole genome shotgun sequence genome encodes these proteins:
- the LOC117921357 gene encoding chaperone protein dnaJ 72 isoform X3, with the protein MLPRSILCAFVACVDDLFKDTKEGDYAIMDHYEALGIGRNASKGEIKEAFRKLALKYHPDKHAQSPKAVRDGATLRFKQVSEAYEVLSDDRKRSLYNLRSSTAPPGFSGGYAHSYHYNNERPRYSSRPNADAFVSKFEVVLRFLTTRAFLLNVAFAGWYGDN; encoded by the coding sequence ATGCTGCCACGTAGTATCCTGTGCGCCTTCGTTGCTTGCGTTGATGATTTATTTAAAGATACAAAAGAGGGAGATTATGCGATTATGGATCACTACGAGGCCTTGGGGATCGGCCGAAACGCCAGCAAAGGAGAAATAAAAGAAGCGTTTCGGAAGTTGGCTCTGAAATATCATCCAGACAAGCACGCACAGTCGCCCAAGGCCGTGAGAGACGGCGCAACTCTCCGATTCAAGCAGGTTTCCGAGGCCTACGAGGTCCTTTCCGACGATCGCAAGCGCTCCCTCTACAATCTCCGATCCTCCACCGCCCCACCCGGATTTTCAGGTGGCTACGCCCACTCCTATCATTATAATAATGAAAGACCTAGGTATTCATCTAGGCCCAATGCCGATGCCTTTGTTTCCAAATTTGAGGTGGTTCTTCGCTTCCTGACCACTCGCGCGTTTCTACTCAACGTGGCCTTTGCTGG
- the LOC117921207 gene encoding heavy metal-associated isoprenylated plant protein 45 has translation MFGWRSGTHRLSNAMSIVELLVHMDCEGCEKRIRRAISKLSGVDHLDIDMDKQKVTVTGYVDQRQVLKVVRRTGRKAEFWPYPYDSEYYPYAAQYLDESTYTSSYNYYMHGYNESVHGYFPDPPYPILIDDQTAHIFSDDNVHACSIM, from the exons ATGTTTGGTTGGCGTTCAGGGACACATAGATTGTCCAATGCCATGTCT ATTGTGGAGCTTCTGGTTCATATGGATTGTGAAGGATGCGAAAAGAGAATACGAAGAGCCATCTCTAAATTATCTG GCGTTGATCATTTGGATATCGACATGGACAAACAGAAAGTGACTGTAACTGGGTACGTGGATCAGAGACAGGTACTAAAGGTAGTGAGAAGAACGGGAAGGAAAGCTGAGTTTTGGCCATACCCTTATGATAGCGAGTACTACCCATATGCGGCACAGTACTTGGATGAATCTACATATACTTCAAGCTACAACTACTACATGCATGGTTACAACGAAAGTGTCCATGGATATTTCCCAGACCCGCCTTACCCAATACTCATCGATGATCAAACTGCGCATATTTTCAGTGATGATAATGTTCATGCATGCAGCATAATGTGA